Proteins encoded in a region of the Diospyros lotus cultivar Yz01 chromosome 9, ASM1463336v1, whole genome shotgun sequence genome:
- the LOC127810090 gene encoding heavy metal-associated isoprenylated plant protein 43-like: MKIIELKVCIACQKCKTQILKAVAKLEGLAEVSVDEQKGILKVVGDVDPIQVAKQVRKTWKTAVFGSVSEPKPKPKPDPEPPKTEPPKPPPAPLPPCCSACCRLVEVRYEPYGVPNCSIM; this comes from the exons ATGAAG ATTATAGAATTGAAGGTCTGCATCGCCTGCCAGAAATGCAAGACTCAGATACTGAAAGCAGTTGCAAAACTTGAAG GTCTTGCAGAAGTATCTGTGGATGAGCAAAAGGGGATACTGAAGGTGGTTGGGGACGTTGATCCAATTCAAGTGGCAAAGCAAGTGAGGAAGACTTGGAAGACCGCAGTTTTCGGCAGTGTTAGCGAaccaaagccaaagccaaagccgGATCCGGAGCCTCCGAAGACGGAGCCTCCAAAGCCTCCTCCAGCTCCTCTGCCTCCTTGTTGCAGTGCCTGCTGCCGCCTTGTCGAGGTGCGCTATGAGCCTTATGGTGTCCCCAACTGCTCCATTATGTGA